One window from the genome of Sesamum indicum cultivar Zhongzhi No. 13 linkage group LG15, S_indicum_v1.0, whole genome shotgun sequence encodes:
- the LOC105177563 gene encoding sodium-coupled neutral amino acid transporter 5-like yields the protein MTIGSLKSTKERKSRKSKQPIVDEKSPLLPTKHEDEGGFDEFNGASFSGAVFNLSTTIVGAGIMALPATMKVLGLILGFAVIIFMAFLTEASIDFLLRFSRASKSGSYGSLMGDAFGKYGRMLIQLCVIVNNVGVLIVYMIIIGDVLSGTSSGGIHHAGVLESWFGEQWWNGRFFVLLVTTLAIFAPLASLKRIDSLRYTSALSVALAVVFLVVTVGITLFKLINGTVVMPRLLPVVTDLPSLLNLFTVVPVLVTAYICHYNVHSIDNELEDDTQMKAVVRTSMVLCSSVYIMTSLFGFLLFGDATLDDVLANFSTDLGIPFGSLLNDVVRVSYAAHLMLVFPVVFYPLRLNLDGLLFPSARPLALDNLRFASISIGLLGIVFLGANFIPSIWDAFQFTGATAAVLIGFIFPAAITLRDRYGIATKLDRIVSIFMIVLAVFSNVIAIYSDAYALFKNGPSRSA from the exons atgactATTGGGAGTCTTAAGTCTACCAAAGAAAGGAAGTCAAGAAAGAGCAAGCAACCAATTGTTGATGAGAAATCCCCATTGTTGCCCACCAAGCATGAGGATGAGGGTGGGTTTGATGAGTTCAATGGAGCTTCTTTCAGTGGGGCAGTGTTTAATCTGTCAACAACAATTGTTGGTGCTGGAATCATGGCTTTGCCTGCAACTATGAAAGTGTTGGGACTTATACTGGGGTTTGCTGTAATCATCTTTATGGCATTCTTAACAGAGGCCTCAATCGATTTTTTGCTCAGGTTTAGTAGGGCATCGAAATCGGGTTCTTATGGAAGTCTTATGGGGGATGCATTTGGGAAATATGGCAGGATGTTGATTCAACTATGTGTGATAGTCAACAACGTCGGTGTGCTTATAGTGTACATGATTATCATAG GTGATGTGCTTTCTGGAACATCCTCTGGTGGAATTCATCATGCTGGTGTCCTCGAAAGTTGGTTTGGAGAACAATGGTGGAATGGACGATTTTTTGTTCTCCTTGTTACCACCCTTGCCATATTTGCACCATTGGCCAGCTTAAAGCGAATTG ATTCATTAAGATACACATCTGCCTTGTCAGTTGCTCTGGCTGTTGTATTCCTTGTTGTTACTGTGGGGATTACACTCTTCAAGTTGATCAACGGAACTGTTGTGATGCCTAGATTGTTACCAGTTGTCACTGACCTACCGTCGCTCCTCAACCTCTTTACTGTGGTTCCTGTTCTCGTCACTGCGTACATCTGCCACTACAATG TTCACTCAATAGACAATGAGCTTGAGGATGACACACAGATGAAGGCTGTCGTGAGAACTTCCATGGTCCTTTGCTCGAGTGTGTATATAATGACGAGCCTCTTTGGGTTCCTCTTATTTGGTGATGCAACTCTTGATGATGTACTTGCCAACTTCTCTACGGACCTTGGAATTCCATTTGGATCCTTGCTTAATGACGTGGTTCGCGTTAGCTATGCAGCTCATTTGATGCTTGTGTTCCCTGTTGTATTTTATCCACTGCGATTAAACTTAGATGGCCTTCTATTTCCATCCGCAAGGCCTTTGGCGTTAGACAACTTGAGGTTTGCATCAATCAGCATTGGGCTTCTCGGCATCGTCTTTCTCGGTGCAAATTTCATACCCAGCATTTGGGATGCTTTCCAGTTCACTGGAGCAACGGCAGCTGTTCTCATCGGTTTCATCTTTCCTGCCGCCATTACTCTCCG GGACCGATACGGCATAGCCACAAAGCTTGACAGGATCGTATCTATTTTCATGATCGTCCTTGCTGTCTTCTCAAATGTGATAGCAATATACAGCGATGCCTATGCATTGTTCAAAAACGGTCCATCTCGTAGTGCATAA